One Molothrus ater isolate BHLD 08-10-18 breed brown headed cowbird chromosome 30, BPBGC_Mater_1.1, whole genome shotgun sequence DNA segment encodes these proteins:
- the ITGA5 gene encoding LOW QUALITY PROTEIN: integrin alpha-5 (The sequence of the model RefSeq protein was modified relative to this genomic sequence to represent the inferred CDS: deleted 2 bases in 2 codons), whose product MAPAPAPPRRPRPRRRCRPRMALPVPLPVPLLLPLLLPPVAAFNLEASRPVVFRGAPGSFFGFALDFYLPEPRSVSILVGAPKANTSQPNVTQGGAVFHCPWPPEGSGCAPIDFDHIGTRTHDFGGNSSDGAEPVEFKSLQWFGATVRAHNGSILACAPLYSWSPPKEEGGAREPVGSCFLSLGNFSKFVEYAPCRSDLNSAAGQGYCQGGFSAEFTQTGRVLLGGPGSYFWQGQVMSATQEQITAGNFPEYLIQEVPGQLQTRQAEPSHDDSYMGYSVTVGEFSGDTTQDFVAGVPKGNLTYGYVTILNGTNMKSLYNFSGEQMASYFGYAVAATDVNNDGLTDLLVGAPLFMARSSGGAGGARELGRVYLYLQRGGGAPPAAPAALTGTHEFGRFGSAIAALGDLDRDGYNDVAVGAPLGAEGRRGLVFIFRGGGAGLRPRPAQVLRGLGGPRGQPDFFGAALRGATDLDGNGYPDLLVGAFGADAAVVYRGRPIVHASATLAIVPSMFNPEERGCALASGHHVSCINVTFCLNASGRHLPGPIGLALELSVDGAKPGGARRALFLGGGVGGGAPSPTRNLTLEVPNGGTPRCRTLPVFLRNESEFRDKLSPIPVSLSLALDPAVSPPPPGLSPLLSPATRTRLEAKAHIQLDCEDNVCVPDLQLEASADRRAVFLGTGTA is encoded by the exons atggccccggccccggcccccccgcgccgcccccggccccggcgccgctGCCGGCCCCGGATGGCGCTGCCGGTGCCGCTGCCggtgccgctgctgctgccgctgctgctgccgccggtCGCCGCCTTCAACCTGGAGGCGTCGCGGCCCGTGGTGTTCCGCGGGGCCCCCGGCTCCTTCTTCGGCTTCGCGCTGGACTTTTACCTGCCCGAGCCCCGCAG tgtcagCATCCTGGTGGGGGCCCCCAAGGCCAACACGAGCCAGCCCAACGTCACCCAGGGGGGGGCCGTGTTCCACTGCCCCTGGCCCCCCGAGGGCAGCGGCTGCGCCCCCATCGACTTCGACCACATCG GGACCCGCACCCACGACTTTGGGGGCAACAGCAGCGACGGCGCCGAGCCCGTGGAGTTCAAATCCCTGCAGTGGTTCGGGGCCACCGTGAGGGCCCACAACGGCTCCATCCTG gccTGCGCCCCCCTGTACAGCTGGAGCCCCCCCAAGGAGGAGGGGGGGGCGCGGGAGCCCGTGGGCTCCTgcttcctgtccctgggcaaCTTCTCCAAGTTCGTGGAGTACGCGCCCTGCCGCTCag aCCTGAACTCGGCGGCCGGGCAGGGCTATTGCCAGGGGGGCTTCAGCGCCGAGTTCACACAG ACGGGGCGGGTGCTCCTGGGCGGGCCCGGCAGCTACTTCTGGCAAG ggcaggtgaTGTCGGCCACCCAGGAGCAGATCACGGCCGGGAACTTCCCCGAGTACCTGATCCAGGAGGTGCCGGGACAGCTCCAGACACGGCAGGCGGAGCCCAGCCACGACGACAGCTAcatgg gCTACTCGGTGACAGTCGGGGAGTTCAGCGGTGACACCACGCAAg ACTTCGTGGCCGGTGTCCCCAAGGGCAACCTCACCTACGGCTAC gTCACCATCCTCAATGGCACCAACATGAAGTCCCTGTACAACTTCTCGGGGGAGCAG atgGCCTCGTACTTCGGCTACGCCGTGGCCGCCACCGACGTCAACAACGACGG ccTCACGGACCTGCTGGTGGGGGCCCCTCTGTTCATGGCGCGCAGcagcggcggcgcggggggg gCGCGGGAGCTGGGCCGGGTGTACCTGTACCTGCAGCGGGGGGGGggcgccccgcccgccgcccccgccgccctcACCGGCACCCACGAGTTCGGGCGGTTCGGCAGCGCCATCGCCGCGCTGGGAGACCTGGACCGGGACGGATACAACG ACGTGGCCGTGGGGGCCCCGCTCGGGGCCGAGGGGCGCCGGGGGCTCGTGTTCATCTtccggggcgggggcgcggggctGCGGCCCCGGCCCGCGCAGGTGCTGCGGGGACTGGGCGGGCCCCGGGGCCAGCCCGACTTCTTCGGGGCCGCGCTGCGCGGGGCCACCGACCTGGACGGCAACGGGTACCCGG accTCCTGGTTGGTGCCTTCGGGGCGGACGCGGCCGTGGTTTACAG GGGCCGCCCCATTGTCCACGCCAGCGCCACCCTGGCCATCGTCCCCTCCATGTTCAACCCCGAGGAGCGCGGCTGCGCCCTGGCCAGCGGCCACCACGTGTCCTG catCAATGTCACCTTCTGCCTCAACGCCTCCGGACGTCACCTGCCCGGGCCCATcg ggctggcgCTGGAGCTGAGCGTGGACGGGGCCAAGCCGGggggggcgcggcgggcgctGTTCCTGGGGGGGGGCGTGGGGGGGGGCGCC CCCTCCCCCACGCGGAACCTGACCCTGGAGGTGCCCAACGGGGGGACCCCGCGCTGCCGCACGCTGCCCGTGTTCCTCAGG AACGAGTCCGAGTTCCGGGACAAGCTGTCGCCCATCCCGGTGTCGCTGAGCCTGGCCCTGGACCCGGCCGTGTCCCCTCCTCCgccggggctgtccccgctgCTGTCCCCGGCCACGCGCACGCGCCTGGAGGCCAAG gcccACATCCAGCTGGACTGTGAGGACAATGTCTGTGTGCCCGACCTGCAGCTCGAGGCCAGCGC gGACCGCCGGGCCGTGTTCCTGGGGACAGGAACAGCCTGA
- the GTSF1 gene encoding gametocyte-specific factor 1 isoform X1, giving the protein MEPDALVQCPYDRSHQVRVSRLPYHLVRCQQNNPQVSRTLATCPFNARHRVPRALLRAHVTSCPDKLPLELPPEPEDMAKTVHTWQPPPCQEDWDAELSEQELEEPPPFILQVTKGDLPVPCHRTPEVTPPDPAAPPEGLTLRKPRPATAGPRLGTAGPRLGTAGPRLGTAGPRLGTARPRPMTAGGVPGVAGPGGAPPAVKYFRK; this is encoded by the exons ATGGAGCCCGACGCGCTCGTGCAGTGCCCGTACGACCGGAGCCACCAGGTGCGCGTGTCCCGCCTGCCCTATCACCTGGTGCGCTGCCAGCAG AACAACCCGCAGGTGTCGCGCACCTTGGCCACGTGTCCCTTCAACGCGCGCCACCGCGTCCCGCGCGCGCTCCTGCGCGCCCACGTCACCTCGTGCCCCGACAAACTGCCACTCGAGCTGCCCCCAG AACCTGAGGACATGGCCAAGACAGTGCACACCTGGCAGCCCCCCCCGTGCCAGGAGGACTGGGACGCAG AGCTGAgcgagcaggagctggaggagcctcCCCCGTTCATCCTCCAGGTCACCAAGGGGGACCTGCCCGTCCCCTGCCACAG GACACCGGAAGTGACGCCCCCCGACCCCGCCGCCCCACCAGAGGGGCTGACGCTGAGGAAGCCCCGGCCGGCGACAGCAGGACCGCgcttggggacagcaggaccgcgtctggggacagcaggaccgCGTTTGGGGACAGCCGGACCGCGTCTGGGGACAGCGCGGCCCCGGCCGATGACGgcggggggggtcccgggggtcgcggggcccgggggggccCCCCCGGCTGTCAAATATTTCCGGAAATAA
- the GTSF1 gene encoding gametocyte-specific factor 1 isoform X2, giving the protein MEPDALVQCPYDRSHQVRVSRLPYHLVRCQQNNPQVSRTLATCPFNARHRVPRALLRAHVTSCPDKLPLELPPEPEDMAKTVHTWQPPPCQEDWDAGHRK; this is encoded by the exons ATGGAGCCCGACGCGCTCGTGCAGTGCCCGTACGACCGGAGCCACCAGGTGCGCGTGTCCCGCCTGCCCTATCACCTGGTGCGCTGCCAGCAG AACAACCCGCAGGTGTCGCGCACCTTGGCCACGTGTCCCTTCAACGCGCGCCACCGCGTCCCGCGCGCGCTCCTGCGCGCCCACGTCACCTCGTGCCCCGACAAACTGCCACTCGAGCTGCCCCCAG AACCTGAGGACATGGCCAAGACAGTGCACACCTGGCAGCCCCCCCCGTGCCAGGAGGACTGGGACGCAG GACACCGGAAGTGA
- the NCKAP1L gene encoding nck-associated protein 1-like, producing MSLPSVYGDKLAEKLTLLNERGRGVLVRVYNLKKTCSDPRTRPPFLGDKAMEASAKFILKKFPHLDVRSSTQHLGPVHKDRGDIVRALAPFYQTFLDVLEFRDHVYELLNTIDASQCFFDIHINYDFTKGYLDLVVTYVSLVLLLARAEERRLLLGLYQCAHEMSHGASEPSFPRLAQMVLEYEHPLKKLPEEFGPHTKAVSCALLSLRAPFARRCRDAELWRQEQLLSLLGPAGDMLSPVTCDSMACEYLSLEVMERWIILGFLVCPGALGTPPCQELWRQALRGSLFVTLVRDEAIAVHKVTEELLGGLKGYGKRVADVRECREHAAAHSPALHRGRRSFLRGAVRELAALLEDQPGLLGPKALLVFVALSLCRDEVSWLSRHAEHVTKSKNPEDFSDSRIAELLFLLEQLRALVRRHLRLLRRYHRQYLARFDALVLSDVIQNLSVCPEEESVILSSFVSSLAALSAKEVDDQEQFDFTALRLDWFRLQAYTSVAKAALPLSSNGDVGRAMSLVVFHTRLLDRPEELLDETSDLSHLCFHARPLERMFALTLDEPSMLRFAIAFPLLCAHFSRCQHPMCPEEYPQLEAAALGLCHKFLEELARVGSGCVLDACAEQHNLSQQLLPKHCAATISRARVKKTPKQPPRKGEPQRDKPGTESQRRDRTLTTNMDKLHLTLAELSLSLNHVPSFTVFGHTVTPAEYLSSHLETRLTKAIVAMAGYSQATQEVARPSEVLAGLGAYMGLVQRLGHLVALDTARLLRAVLLQQSHPRDGSGQPTLTAIYTDWYLEALLRQASTGAVLLSPALQAFTTVPREEQPPFSAAEFSDVSEMRALAELIGPYGMRFLSENLMWHVGSQVTELKKLVVENMDTLVQLRCCRAEQRPALLPRLSSAENVLKRMTIIGEILSFRAMAQQGLREVFSQHCPFLMGPIECLADVVTPDTDIQVTLSIFELASAAGVPCEVDPALVTALAGHRTEGWSPEEDYKVSCLLLVFVAVSLPLLAADPASLYNPELDGHNNNVHCLAKAIVQLSAALFTVHSKNIETHLKEFLLLASSSLLQLAQEPDKARLRNQDSIVLLLHLIVAESSFLTLDMLESCFPYVLLRNAFRQVCREPPGRAPPH from the exons ATGTCCCTGCCCTCGGTGTACGGGGACAAACTGGCCGAGAAGCTGACGCTGCTCAacgagcggggccggggggtcCTCGTGAGGGTCTACAACCTCAAAAAg ACGTGCTCGGACCCCCGCACGCGGCCGCCCTTCCTCGGGGACAAAGCCATGGAGGCCTCGGCCAAGTTCATCCTGAAGAAATTCCCGCACCTGGACGTGCGCAGCAGCACC cagcacctgggccCGGTGCACAAGGACAGAGGGGACATCGTGCGGGCGCTGGCTCCGTTCTACCAAACCTTCCTGGACGTGCTGGAGTTCCGG GACCACGTGTATGAGCTGCTCAACACCATCGACGCCAGCCAGTGCTTCTTCGACATC cACATCAACTACGACTTCACCAAGGGCTACCTGGACCTGGTTGTCACCTACGTGtcgctggtgctgctgctggcgcgCGCCGAGGAGCGGcgcctgctgctggggctctaCCAGTGCGCGCACGAGATGAGCCACGGCGCCAG CGAGCCCAGCTTCCCCCGCCTGGCGCAGATGGTGCTGGAGTACGAGCACCCCCTGAAGAAGCTGCCCGAGGAGTTCGGGCCCCACACCAAG gccgtGAGCTGTGCGCTGCTGTCCCTGCGGGCCCCGTTTGCACGGCGCTGCCGGGACGCGGAGCTGTGgcggcaggagcagctgctgtccctgctgggaccCGCGGGGGACATGCTGAGCCCGGTCACCTGTGACAGC atgGCCTGTGAGTACCTGTCCCTGGAGGTGATGGAGCGCTGGATCATCC TGGGGTTCCTGGTGTGCCCGGGCGCCCTGGGCACCCCCCcgtgccaggagctgtggcgCCAGGCCCTGCGCGGGTCCCTCTTTGTCACCCTGGTGCGCGACGAGGCCATCGCGGTGCACAAGGTCAccgaggagctgctgggggggctcaAGGG GTACGGGAAGCGCGTGGCCGATGTCCGGGAGTGCCGGGAGCACGCGGCGGCGCACAG CCCGGCGCTGCACCGGGGCCGGCGCTCGTTCCTGCGCGGGGCCGTGCGGGAGCTGGCGGCGCTGCTGGAGGATCAGCCCGGGCTGCTGGGAcccaag gccctgctggtgTTCGTGGCGCTGTCGCTGTGTCGCGACGAGGTGAGCTGGCTGTCGCGACATGCCGAGCACGTGACCAAGAGCAAGAACCCCGAGGACTTCAGcgacag CCGCATCGcggagctgctgttcctgctggagcagctgcggGCTCTGGTGCGGCGGCACCTGCGGCTCCTGCGCCGCTACCACCGGCAGTACCTGGCCCGCTTCGACGCCCTCGTGCTCAGCGACGTCATCCAG AACCTCTCGGTGTGCCCCGAGGAGGAGTCCGTGATCCTCTCGTCCTTCGTCAGCTCCCTCGCGGCCCTCTCGGCCAAGGAAG TCGATGACCAGGAGCAGTTTGATTTCACCGCGCTGCGCCTGGACTGGTTCCGGCTCCAG gcctaCACCAGTGTGGCCAAGGCTGCGCTGCCGTTGAGCTCCAATGGGGACGTTGGCCGTGCCATGAGCCTGGTGGTGTTCCACACGCGCCTGCTGGACCGGCCCGAGGAGCTGCTGGACGAGACCTCCGACCTGTCCCACCTCTG tTTCCACGCCCGGCCCCTGGAGCGGATGTTCGCGCTGACGCTGGACGAGCCGTCCATGCTGCGCTTCGCCATCGCCTTCCCCCTGCTCTGCGCCCACTTCTCGCGCTGCCAGCACCCCATGTGCCCCGAGGAG TACCCCCagctggaggcggcggcgctggggctgtgccacaagttcctggaggagctggcgCGGGTGGGCAGCGGCTGCGTCCTGGACGCCTGCGCCGAGCAGCACAACCTCAGCCAGCAG ctcctccccaAGCACTGTGCGGCCACCATCAGCAGAGCCCGCGTCAAGAAAACCCCGAAGCAGCCGCCCCGCAAGGGGGAGCCCCAAAGGGACAAACCGGGGACAGAGAGCCAGCGGCGGGACAGGACCCTGACCACCAA CATGGACAAGCTGCACCTGACCCTGGccgagctgtccctgagcctcAACCACGTCCCCAGCTTCACCGTCTTCGGGCACACGGTGACGCCGGCCGAGTACCTGAGCAGCCACCTGGAGACGCGCCTGACCAA ggCCATCGTGGCCATGGCCGGGTACAGCCAGGCCACGCAGGAGGTGGCGCGGCCCTCGGAGGTGCTGGCGGGGCTGGGGGCCTACATGGGGCTGGTGCAGCGCCTGGGACACCTGGTGGCCCTGGACACGGCGCGGCTGCTGCGGgcggtgctgctgcagcagagccacccccGCGACGGCAGCGGGCAGCCCACGCTGACCGCCATCTACACCGACTG GTACCTGGAGGCGCTGCTGCGCCAGGCCAGCACCGGGGCCGTGCTCCTGTCCCCGGCCCTCCAGGCCTTCACCACGGTGCCCCGCGAGGAGCAGCCCCCGTTCAGCGCCGCCGAGTTCTCCGACGTCTCAg AGATGAGGGCGCTGGCCGAGCTCATCGGGCCCTACGGGATGAGGTTCCTGAGTGAGAACCTGATGTGGCACGTGGGGTCCCAGGTGACAGAGCTGAAG AAGCTGGTGGTGGAGAACATGGACACGCTGGTGCAGCTGCGCTGCTGCAGGGCCGAGCAGAGGCCGGCGCTGCTGCCCCGCCTGAGCT CGGCCGAGAACGTCCTGAAGCGCATGACCATCATCGGGGAGATCCTGAGCTTCCGCGCCATGGCCCAGCAGGGCCTGCGGGAG GtgttctcccagcactgccccttcCTGATGGGCCCCATCGAGTGCCTGGCGGACGTGGTGACCCCCGACACCGACAtccag gtcaCCCTGAGCATCTTCGAGCTGGCCTCGGCCGCGGGGGTCCCGTGCGAGGTGGACCCGGCGCTGGTCACGGCCCTGGCCGGACACAGGACAG AGGGCTGGTCCCCCGAGGAGGATTACAAGgtgtcctgcctgctcctggtgttCGTggccgtgtccctgcccctgctggccGCTGACCCCGCGTCCCTCTACAACCCCGAGCTGGACG gccaCAACAACAACGTGCACTGCCTGGCCAAGGCCATCGTGCAGCTCTCGGCCGCGCTCT